The Caproicibacterium lactatifermentans genome contains a region encoding:
- the cdd gene encoding cytidine deaminase translates to MKPLELLQAAQRARKNAYTPYSNFRVGAALLTKDGRVFLGANVENSSLGATICAERSALVSAVSSGARSFEAIAVAGAPGGKEAAAPCPPCGICLQFMSEFCGPEFPVYLADGQGGARKYMLKELFPHAFLNTNMQK, encoded by the coding sequence ATGAAGCCACTGGAACTGCTGCAGGCTGCGCAGCGGGCACGCAAAAATGCCTACACACCGTATTCCAATTTCCGCGTAGGTGCAGCGCTGCTGACCAAAGACGGCCGTGTCTTTCTTGGTGCCAATGTGGAGAACAGCTCGCTGGGGGCCACTATCTGTGCAGAACGTTCCGCACTGGTTTCCGCTGTCAGCAGCGGCGCACGCAGTTTTGAGGCCATCGCCGTAGCCGGCGCACCGGGTGGAAAAGAAGCAGCTGCTCCCTGTCCGCCCTGCGGCATTTGTCTGCAGTTTATGTCTGAGTTCTGCGGGCCGGAATTCCCTGTTTATTTGGCGGACGGGCAGGGAGGCGCACGAAAGTATATGCTGAAGGAACTGTTTCCGCATGCCTTTTTAAATACAAATATGCAAAAATGA
- the yfmF gene encoding EF-P 5-aminopentanol modification-associated protein YfmF produces the protein MNKIEQSMLHEGVHFRSVCNTKFKTFRISVNFLLPLQKDTAAPNALLPFLLSRCSEEYPDYTLMSRKMASLYGATLGADVGKLGNMQMLTVSAGGIADRYALHGESVTAELTRVLCGALFHPALQDGLFREEDFRQEQRQTLEQIASEYSDKRIFALNRCAESMCAGEPYGISRFGTREQVQALTGERVTQAWKDMLRTARVEILVLGDIDPEPVAKIFSQAFGCVQRQYKPLTLSKPISHNTEISYVIDHQNVAQGKMVLGMRVEVSQLTQPELVPAARLMSALYGGTPNSRLFLIVREKMSLCYYCGAGYNSTAGLLFVQSGVEFGNMKKAEQAILEQLKAVQDGSFTDADIAAAKLALENGYCTAEDSLGALDSWYLSQSFMKKVYTPEEYAALVGAVSREQIIQAAKGVRPDTVYCLKGQEGENH, from the coding sequence ATGAACAAAATCGAGCAGTCTATGCTGCACGAGGGCGTCCATTTCAGAAGCGTCTGTAATACGAAGTTTAAGACTTTCCGCATATCGGTGAATTTTCTGCTTCCGCTGCAAAAGGACACGGCGGCACCCAACGCACTGCTGCCGTTCCTGCTTAGCCGCTGTTCGGAGGAGTATCCGGATTATACCCTGATGAGCCGGAAGATGGCTTCTCTGTACGGTGCCACTCTGGGCGCGGATGTAGGAAAGCTTGGCAATATGCAGATGCTGACCGTTTCTGCAGGCGGTATTGCTGACCGCTATGCCCTGCATGGGGAAAGCGTAACCGCCGAACTGACGCGTGTGCTGTGCGGCGCACTGTTTCATCCAGCTCTGCAGGACGGCCTCTTCCGGGAAGAAGATTTCCGGCAGGAACAGCGCCAGACACTGGAGCAGATTGCTTCCGAATACAGTGATAAGCGCATTTTTGCACTCAATCGCTGCGCGGAGTCCATGTGTGCCGGGGAGCCATATGGCATCAGCCGCTTTGGTACACGGGAGCAGGTGCAGGCACTGACCGGCGAGCGTGTGACACAGGCATGGAAAGATATGCTGCGTACCGCACGGGTGGAAATTCTGGTATTGGGCGATATCGACCCGGAACCAGTTGCCAAAATCTTTTCACAGGCATTTGGCTGTGTACAGCGGCAGTACAAACCACTGACATTGTCAAAGCCGATTTCTCATAACACGGAAATTTCCTATGTTATCGACCACCAGAACGTTGCACAGGGCAAAATGGTCCTCGGCATGCGGGTAGAGGTTTCTCAGCTGACACAGCCGGAACTGGTGCCGGCTGCACGTTTGATGAGCGCTCTTTACGGCGGCACCCCCAACAGCCGCCTGTTCCTCATCGTCCGCGAGAAGATGAGCCTGTGCTATTACTGCGGTGCCGGGTACAATTCCACGGCCGGACTTCTTTTTGTTCAAAGCGGCGTAGAGTTTGGCAATATGAAGAAAGCGGAGCAGGCAATCCTGGAACAGCTGAAGGCAGTGCAGGACGGCAGCTTTACTGACGCGGACATCGCAGCGGCCAAGCTGGCGCTGGAAAACGGTTACTGCACAGCGGAAGATTCTCTTGGTGCATTGGACAGTTGGTACCTTTCACAGTCCTTTATGAAAAAGGTATATACACCGGAAGAATATGCGGCACTGGTGGGTGCTGTCAGCCGTGAACAAATCATACAGGCAGCCAAGGGCGTTCGCCCGGATACGGTGTATTGCCTGAAGGGGCAGGAGGGGGAAAACCATTGA
- the yfmH gene encoding EF-P 5-aminopentanol modification-associated protein YfmH gives MQERKIDRVGESYYEVRHASGLQIFVYPKSQSHSTYAIFGTNYGSIDNAFRRSGETEVTRVPNGIAHFLEHKMFENEDGVDTFARYAQTGANANAYTSFDKTCYLFSCSDHVYESLEILLDFVQKPYFTAQTVQKEQGIIGQEIQMYDDDPGWQVLFNMLGAMYHTHPVKLDIAGSVESIAKITPELLYECYHTFYNLNNMALCVVGNVEPDKVLALCDKLLKPSQDMQVQRYFEPEPPSVLKPRVCVKGSVANPMFYFGFKEDAAHRPTVQQMAETEILLQTVSGDCSPLFRRLLDAGLINEASFDSEYFEGPGYASVLFSGESKDADAVAAQILQELERVRQDGLDPELFENAKRSVYGRIISGFNSVESLANGMIADCFAGRSLVADVNAAAAVTKAAAEKRLQTQLLPQNAVLSIVEP, from the coding sequence ATGCAGGAAAGAAAGATTGACCGGGTAGGCGAGTCTTACTATGAGGTACGTCATGCGTCCGGTTTGCAGATATTTGTTTATCCAAAGTCGCAGAGCCACTCGACCTATGCCATTTTCGGCACCAACTACGGTTCCATTGACAACGCGTTCCGCCGTTCGGGCGAAACAGAGGTTACCCGTGTGCCAAACGGCATTGCCCACTTTCTGGAACACAAGATGTTTGAAAATGAGGACGGCGTGGATACATTTGCCCGCTATGCACAAACCGGTGCCAATGCCAACGCCTACACCAGTTTTGATAAAACCTGTTACCTGTTCTCCTGCAGTGACCATGTATATGAGTCATTGGAGATTTTACTGGACTTTGTGCAGAAACCGTATTTTACGGCCCAGACAGTGCAGAAAGAGCAGGGGATTATTGGCCAGGAAATTCAGATGTATGACGATGATCCCGGCTGGCAGGTCCTGTTCAATATGCTGGGCGCCATGTACCACACGCACCCGGTCAAGCTGGACATTGCCGGCAGTGTGGAAAGCATTGCGAAAATCACACCGGAGCTGCTGTATGAATGTTACCATACATTTTATAATCTCAATAATATGGCCCTGTGTGTGGTCGGCAATGTGGAGCCGGATAAAGTGCTGGCTTTATGTGACAAGTTGCTGAAACCAAGCCAAGATATGCAGGTGCAGCGCTATTTTGAGCCGGAGCCTCCGTCCGTCCTAAAACCGCGGGTGTGTGTGAAGGGCAGCGTTGCCAACCCGATGTTCTACTTTGGCTTTAAGGAGGACGCCGCTCACCGGCCAACGGTACAGCAGATGGCTGAAACCGAGATCTTGCTGCAGACAGTCAGCGGCGACTGCTCTCCGCTATTTCGCCGTTTGCTGGACGCTGGCCTTATTAACGAGGCGAGCTTTGACAGTGAATACTTTGAAGGCCCGGGCTATGCCAGCGTCTTGTTCAGCGGCGAATCCAAAGACGCGGACGCAGTTGCTGCGCAGATTCTGCAGGAGCTGGAACGTGTCCGTCAGGACGGGTTGGACCCAGAGCTGTTTGAGAACGCCAAGCGGTCCGTTTATGGCCGCATTATTTCCGGGTTCAACAGTGTGGAAAGCCTTGCAAATGGCATGATAGCCGACTGTTTTGCGGGCCGCAGTTTGGTAGCAGATGTAAACGCAGCGGCTGCTGTGACCAAAGCGGCGGCGGAAAAGCGGCTGCAGACACAGCTGCTGCCGCAGAATGCGGTTCTGTCCATTGTGGAGCCGTAA
- the dxs gene encoding 1-deoxy-D-xylulose-5-phosphate synthase — MSKLLDHIDSPDDLKKLNLAQLQQLCSEIRSAIIHTVSKNGGHLASNLGCVELTVALRRVFSSPDDAIVWDVGHQSYTHKLLTGRRKQFPTIRCKGGLSGFPNRQESKWDTFTAGHSSTSISAAFGIAEAKALSGKPGHVIAVIGDGALTGGMAYEGLNNAGRFGKNFIVILNDNKMSISRSVGAMARYLAQIRTKPAYLRAKSHVEDALQHIPVIGGPVCDSITVAKTMVRSVLYNSTFFEDMGFNYYGPFDGHNLPQMIEVLENAGQIDHPILLHVVTKKGRGYSYAEENPDTYHGVSSFNILTGKPNAKGGDNFSSVFGSTLCSLAEKDSRICAITASMKTGTGLETFSRRFPKRFFDTGIAEEHAVTFSGGLASQGMLPVFAVYSTFLQRGYDQIIHDVAIQKVKVVFGVDRAGIVGEDGETHQGIFDAAFLNTIPGITIFSPCYYDELITDLHRALYEVPGAVAVRYPRGAEPFRPADFLRTGRDYDRYGPADASCAIVTYGRLFANACRAQQALQEKGIPVEIIKLNCIKPIADGAVQAAADKQTAFFFEEGMQQGGIGEHFLYLLFSKQFCGHAYLHGIQDFVPHATAAQCLQSLGLDADGMIQTITTECKN; from the coding sequence ATGTCCAAGCTCCTAGATCATATTGATTCTCCGGATGACCTAAAAAAATTGAATTTAGCGCAGCTGCAGCAGCTGTGTTCCGAGATACGGTCGGCCATTATTCATACTGTTTCCAAAAACGGCGGACATCTCGCCTCCAACCTTGGCTGTGTTGAGCTGACAGTGGCGCTGCGCCGGGTGTTCAGTTCACCGGACGATGCCATTGTTTGGGACGTTGGCCATCAGTCCTATACACACAAGCTGTTGACCGGCCGCCGGAAACAGTTCCCAACCATCCGCTGCAAAGGTGGCCTTTCCGGCTTCCCTAATCGGCAGGAAAGTAAGTGGGACACTTTTACCGCCGGACACAGCAGCACTTCTATTTCGGCCGCGTTCGGCATTGCCGAGGCAAAGGCGCTTTCCGGCAAGCCGGGGCACGTCATTGCGGTGATTGGTGACGGAGCGCTGACCGGCGGCATGGCCTATGAGGGCCTGAATAATGCCGGCCGCTTCGGTAAAAATTTTATTGTTATATTAAATGATAATAAAATGTCCATTTCCCGCAGTGTGGGTGCAATGGCACGGTATCTGGCACAAATTCGGACAAAACCAGCTTACCTGCGGGCAAAATCCCATGTAGAGGACGCACTGCAGCATATTCCCGTTATCGGCGGGCCGGTGTGTGACAGCATTACCGTGGCAAAAACCATGGTGCGTTCGGTGCTTTACAACAGCACCTTTTTTGAGGATATGGGCTTTAACTACTATGGCCCATTTGATGGGCACAACTTGCCGCAGATGATTGAAGTGCTGGAAAATGCCGGACAGATTGACCACCCGATCTTATTGCACGTTGTTACCAAAAAGGGCAGGGGATACTCTTATGCAGAGGAAAATCCGGACACCTACCACGGCGTTTCCAGTTTCAATATTCTGACGGGTAAGCCAAACGCCAAAGGCGGTGACAATTTCAGCAGTGTGTTTGGCAGCACACTGTGCAGCCTGGCGGAAAAGGACAGCCGCATTTGTGCCATTACGGCTTCCATGAAAACCGGTACTGGCCTAGAGACTTTCAGCCGGCGCTTTCCAAAGCGCTTTTTCGACACCGGCATTGCCGAGGAACATGCGGTCACCTTTTCAGGCGGCCTTGCCAGCCAGGGAATGCTGCCGGTTTTTGCGGTGTATTCTACTTTTTTACAGCGCGGATATGACCAGATTATCCATGATGTAGCGATACAGAAAGTAAAGGTCGTTTTTGGTGTGGACCGTGCAGGTATTGTCGGGGAGGATGGCGAAACGCATCAGGGCATTTTTGATGCTGCCTTTCTCAATACCATTCCCGGTATTACGATATTTTCACCTTGCTACTACGACGAACTAATCACGGACCTGCACCGCGCGCTGTATGAAGTGCCCGGCGCGGTGGCGGTGCGTTATCCGCGCGGTGCGGAACCGTTCCGTCCGGCAGATTTTCTGCGTACCGGCCGTGACTACGACCGCTATGGCCCGGCAGATGCTTCCTGTGCCATTGTTACCTATGGGCGGTTGTTTGCCAATGCCTGCCGTGCACAGCAGGCACTGCAGGAGAAAGGCATTCCCGTGGAAATCATTAAGCTTAACTGCATTAAACCGATTGCCGACGGCGCTGTACAGGCGGCAGCGGATAAACAGACGGCCTTCTTCTTCGAGGAAGGAATGCAGCAGGGCGGTATCGGTGAACATTTTCTGTACCTGCTGTTTAGCAAACAGTTTTGTGGGCATGCTTACCTGCATGGCATTCAGGATTTTGTCCCGCATGCCACGGCGGCCCAGTGTCTGCAGTCCCTGGGACTGGACGCGGACGGTATGATACAAACCATAACAACGGAGTGTAAAAATTGA
- a CDS encoding FAD:protein FMN transferase, with product MSKQKKIVVTLSCILAGVVVVLAVLWARYGYRAQSYSNTSYAMGTYIQQTTYGKEAQAAATAGAQAVTDLEDKISWRVDNSDIANLNNAAGTVWKTQDSYTISLLQMSLKLAQQTDGAFDPTVLPLTALWDFDGKKHVPTAAELKSILPRINYKDLRINTKDNTASLKMHYEGVDLGSIGKGAACDKVVEAYSKKKIQAAVVAAGGSIGLYGNKPDGSGWSVAVRDPKTNDSNAGSVGLLSLEGGQYVSTSGTYEKAFTQNGKTYHHLLNPKTGIPESNGLVSVTIVCKNGALSDGLSTACFVLGKEKGSALAKSYGAETIYIDTAGNVTVSPGLKNRFQLTNTTSYRLMK from the coding sequence ATGTCCAAGCAAAAAAAAATCGTCGTCACACTAAGCTGTATTCTGGCCGGTGTTGTCGTTGTGCTGGCTGTACTATGGGCACGTTACGGATACCGTGCACAGAGCTACAGCAACACTTCTTACGCAATGGGCACCTATATCCAGCAAACAACCTATGGCAAAGAAGCACAGGCCGCTGCAACAGCAGGCGCACAGGCTGTGACCGATTTGGAGGACAAAATCTCCTGGCGGGTAGACAACAGCGATATCGCCAACCTCAACAATGCTGCCGGAACGGTATGGAAAACACAGGACAGCTACACCATATCGCTGCTGCAGATGTCCCTAAAGCTGGCACAGCAAACCGACGGTGCTTTTGACCCAACAGTTCTTCCACTGACAGCCCTGTGGGATTTTGACGGCAAGAAGCACGTTCCCACGGCCGCTGAACTGAAATCCATTCTGCCGCGTATCAACTATAAGGACCTGCGTATTAACACCAAGGACAACACAGCTTCCCTAAAGATGCACTATGAAGGAGTGGATCTCGGCTCGATTGGAAAGGGCGCTGCCTGTGACAAGGTTGTGGAAGCCTACTCCAAAAAGAAAATTCAAGCGGCTGTGGTAGCGGCTGGCGGCAGTATTGGCCTGTATGGCAACAAGCCGGACGGCTCCGGCTGGAGTGTCGCCGTGCGGGACCCCAAAACCAATGACAGCAATGCCGGCAGTGTTGGCCTGCTTTCGCTGGAGGGCGGACAATATGTGTCCACTTCCGGTACCTATGAAAAAGCATTTACTCAAAATGGAAAGACCTATCATCACCTGCTGAACCCAAAAACCGGAATACCGGAAAGCAATGGGCTGGTTTCTGTAACCATTGTCTGTAAAAACGGTGCTTTGAGTGATGGACTTTCCACTGCCTGCTTTGTCCTCGGCAAAGAGAAAGGTTCCGCACTGGCAAAGAGCTACGGTGCTGAAACCATTTATATTGATACGGCCGGAAATGTAACGGTTTCCCCCGGGCTGAAAAACCGCTTTCAGCTGACCAACACCACTTCTTATCGGCTGATGAAATAA
- a CDS encoding DMT family transporter, with translation MKEKRRIRLSELGLVLAAILWGTAFAVVKDTNHLMPPSWQIGIRFTFAAALMLLLFHKRLKSMNRKALLLSILMGTILFIAYLVQTIGVKYTTAGRNAFLTAIYVVIVPFLSWGLHRAHPGAVNLFAAVLCLTGIGMLSLAGGHFGLGLGEGLSIVSGILYAVHIMITSSAITSGDPMAVNTVQFAVCGVLALLCGAFTEPPPTLNQQAVLSLGYLSIFSSAIGMGLQSVCQRYVETSKASLLMSLESVFGCLSGILLLGETLTIQTVIGFVLIFAAIVLTEMPAEKHSRLPVPASSAAGQS, from the coding sequence TTGAAAGAAAAACGGCGCATCCGTCTGAGTGAACTGGGGCTGGTGTTGGCGGCCATCCTATGGGGTACGGCATTCGCGGTGGTAAAAGATACCAATCATCTGATGCCGCCTTCCTGGCAGATAGGCATCCGGTTCACCTTTGCGGCGGCATTGATGCTGCTGCTGTTTCATAAGCGACTGAAAAGCATGAACCGGAAGGCACTGTTGCTGAGTATCCTCATGGGTACCATTTTGTTTATCGCCTATTTGGTACAGACCATCGGGGTAAAATACACCACAGCCGGAAGGAATGCATTTTTGACTGCTATTTATGTGGTTATTGTTCCATTTTTGTCGTGGGGTCTGCACCGTGCACACCCCGGTGCAGTCAATTTGTTTGCCGCTGTGCTGTGTCTGACCGGTATCGGAATGCTGTCCCTGGCCGGAGGACACTTCGGACTGGGTCTGGGTGAGGGGCTGTCCATTGTCAGCGGCATTCTGTATGCGGTACATATTATGATTACCTCATCTGCCATTACGTCCGGCGACCCTATGGCTGTCAATACCGTTCAGTTCGCAGTCTGCGGCGTGCTGGCACTGCTGTGTGGCGCGTTCACCGAGCCGCCGCCAACGCTGAACCAACAGGCGGTCCTTTCGCTGGGATACCTTTCCATCTTCAGTTCGGCCATCGGCATGGGCCTGCAGAGTGTCTGCCAGCGGTATGTGGAAACCAGCAAGGCTTCCCTTTTGATGTCGCTGGAAAGTGTCTTCGGCTGCCTTTCCGGCATTCTGCTGCTGGGAGAAACGCTGACCATACAGACAGTCATTGGATTTGTGCTGATTTTCGCCGCCATTGTACTGACGGAAATGCCGGCCGAAAAGCACAGCCGCCTGCCCGTCCCTGCCAGTTCCGCTGCAGGTCAATCTTAA
- the trmB gene encoding tRNA (guanosine(46)-N7)-methyltransferase TrmB yields MRMRAKPWAGPELDACPFFLRNPQRMKNQWLQWFPRQQPLHVELGCGKGWFLAGLAPLHPEINYLGIDMKDAVLAPGKRLIEEAYDEKPIDNLVLTAYDISRLPNIMGPQDRISRLYINFCNPWPRPRHYKRRLTHPRQLALYRPLLEPDAELWLKTDDEPLFRATLCYLQESHFEVLEQTQDLHQFPHPQSPIDVMTEHEKMFTEKGVPIKALRARMLPDDDQTKTATNYFG; encoded by the coding sequence ATGAGAATGCGTGCAAAACCGTGGGCCGGTCCGGAACTGGACGCCTGCCCGTTTTTTCTGCGTAACCCACAGAGAATGAAAAATCAATGGCTGCAGTGGTTCCCGCGCCAGCAGCCGCTGCATGTGGAGCTTGGCTGCGGCAAAGGCTGGTTTTTGGCCGGACTTGCGCCGCTGCACCCAGAAATCAACTACCTCGGTATCGATATGAAGGATGCGGTCCTTGCCCCGGGCAAGAGGCTGATTGAAGAGGCTTACGACGAAAAGCCAATTGATAATCTGGTGCTTACCGCTTATGATATTTCCCGTCTGCCGAACATTATGGGCCCACAGGACCGCATTTCGCGGCTGTATATCAACTTCTGCAACCCATGGCCGCGACCACGTCACTATAAGCGCCGCCTGACACACCCGCGTCAGCTGGCCCTGTATCGGCCGCTTTTGGAACCAGATGCGGAGCTGTGGCTTAAAACAGATGATGAGCCGCTTTTTCGGGCGACACTGTGTTACCTGCAGGAGTCTCACTTTGAGGTGCTGGAACAGACACAAGACCTGCATCAATTCCCGCACCCGCAAAGCCCCATTGATGTCATGACCGAACATGAAAAGATGTTTACCGAAAAGGGTGTGCCGATTAAGGCCCTGCGAGCGCGGATGCTGCCGGACGATGATCAAACGAAAACGGCAACCAATTATTTTGGATAA
- a CDS encoding YbaK/EbsC family protein encodes MAPELQKVQKYLAGFGLADRVKELDQTSATAQQAAQALQVGPGCIAKTISLKKGDGCVLIVTSGDRKIDNAKFKHTFGLRAKLLSTNEVLPLTGYPIGSVCPFCCADTAQVWLDVSLRRFSRVYPAAGTSNSVAALTCAELERAGHSTGWVDVCKPMTPRKEGTVQ; translated from the coding sequence TTGGCGCCGGAACTTCAGAAAGTACAGAAATACCTTGCCGGCTTTGGCTTGGCCGACCGTGTAAAAGAACTTGACCAGACCAGTGCCACGGCACAGCAGGCCGCGCAGGCACTGCAAGTGGGACCTGGCTGTATTGCAAAGACAATCTCGCTGAAAAAAGGGGACGGCTGTGTCCTGATTGTCACCAGCGGGGACCGCAAAATAGACAATGCCAAATTTAAGCACACGTTTGGCCTGCGGGCAAAGCTGCTTTCCACCAATGAGGTGCTGCCGCTTACGGGGTATCCAATTGGAAGCGTGTGCCCGTTCTGCTGCGCGGATACGGCACAAGTTTGGCTGGATGTTTCCCTGCGGCGGTTCAGCCGTGTTTATCCGGCGGCAGGAACCTCCAACTCTGTTGCAGCGCTTACTTGTGCGGAACTGGAGCGTGCCGGCCACAGCACCGGCTGGGTGGACGTCTGTAAACCAATGACACCGCGGAAAGAGGGGACAGTCCAATGA
- the lgt gene encoding prolipoprotein diacylglyceryl transferase, which translates to MMYHVQFPGLGIYLTIQRAAFSIGSFHIYWYGILIAAGFLLAVFYAMKSARKFGLDPDKLMNCILVGILCGIVGARLYFVLFYPGDMYLRNPSEIWNIHDGGLAIYGGIIGGLLGGCITAKICRQKITSLLDIASLGFLIGQSIGRWGNFINQEAFGVQTDLPWGMASENTSFVTVHPCFLYESMWCLLGFILLHFFSRKLRRYDGQVFLLYLLWYGIERFFVEGLRTDSLLLPGTLLRVSQVLAGTLVIFSIALLVIFRRRTVLTGAGSPRVVALNAIDDSIPEDLVTDDTVQKLIDGTQPATKQQTEPVSETDIPEQKQ; encoded by the coding sequence ATGATGTATCACGTTCAGTTCCCTGGACTGGGGATTTACCTGACGATACAGCGTGCCGCATTCAGTATTGGTTCATTTCATATTTACTGGTACGGGATTCTGATTGCTGCCGGGTTCCTGCTGGCAGTTTTTTACGCCATGAAAAGCGCCCGCAAGTTTGGGCTGGACCCCGACAAGTTGATGAACTGCATTCTGGTAGGCATTCTGTGTGGAATTGTCGGTGCACGCCTTTATTTTGTTCTCTTTTACCCAGGCGATATGTACCTGCGCAATCCCTCTGAGATATGGAATATTCACGACGGCGGACTGGCCATTTACGGCGGTATTATCGGGGGCCTGCTGGGCGGCTGCATCACAGCAAAAATCTGCAGGCAGAAAATCACGTCCCTGCTGGACATTGCGTCGCTCGGGTTCCTTATTGGCCAGAGTATTGGCCGCTGGGGAAACTTTATCAATCAGGAAGCGTTTGGTGTACAGACGGACTTGCCGTGGGGTATGGCGAGCGAGAACACTAGCTTTGTTACAGTACATCCATGCTTTCTCTATGAATCCATGTGGTGCCTGCTGGGTTTCATTCTGTTGCACTTTTTCAGCCGCAAGCTGCGCCGTTACGACGGACAGGTCTTCCTGTTGTACCTATTGTGGTACGGCATAGAGCGCTTCTTTGTAGAAGGCCTGCGTACAGATAGCCTGCTGCTGCCGGGAACGTTGCTGCGTGTGTCACAGGTGCTGGCGGGCACTTTGGTCATCTTCAGCATAGCCTTGCTGGTCATTTTCCGGCGCCGTACTGTTTTGACCGGTGCCGGCAGCCCACGTGTCGTAGCGCTGAACGCCATTGACGACAGCATTCCGGAGGATTTGGTAACGGATGATACGGTACAAAAACTGATAGACGGCACACAGCCTGCCACTAAACAGCAGACCGAACCGGTCAGTGAAACGGATATACCGGAACAAAAACAATAA
- the folD gene encoding bifunctional methylenetetrahydrofolate dehydrogenase/methenyltetrahydrofolate cyclohydrolase FolD: MGKRIDGKAISAEVRARVKEEVTQMKAAGITPGLAVVLVGDDAASHTYVRNKKKACVETGIYSEVYTLSAAATQQELMALVQSLNARPEIDGILVQLPLPKGLDEDAVINAIDPTKDVDAFHPSNVGHIMIGDYSFLPCTPAGIMEMLRHEKIDIQGKRCVVVGRSNIVGKPMVMLLLHANGTVTVCHSKTRDLAGICRQADILVAAVGKPKFITREMVKPDAVVIDVGMDRDENGKLCGDVDYDAVEPIASYITPVPGGVGPMTISMLLQNTLTAARLHHGVTTAR; encoded by the coding sequence ATGGGCAAACGGATAGACGGAAAAGCAATTTCTGCCGAAGTGCGCGCCAGGGTGAAAGAAGAGGTTACGCAGATGAAAGCGGCGGGCATTACGCCCGGCCTGGCAGTTGTGCTGGTCGGCGATGATGCCGCCTCTCATACTTATGTACGCAATAAAAAGAAAGCTTGTGTGGAAACTGGCATTTACAGTGAAGTGTACACGCTTTCTGCTGCGGCAACGCAGCAGGAGCTGATGGCACTGGTGCAGAGCCTGAATGCCCGTCCGGAAATCGACGGCATTTTGGTACAGCTGCCTCTGCCGAAGGGATTGGACGAGGATGCGGTCATCAATGCCATTGACCCCACGAAGGACGTGGACGCATTTCATCCCTCCAATGTCGGCCACATTATGATAGGTGACTATTCGTTCCTGCCCTGTACACCGGCGGGCATTATGGAGATGCTGCGCCATGAAAAGATAGACATACAGGGAAAGCGCTGTGTGGTTGTGGGCCGCAGCAACATTGTCGGCAAACCAATGGTCATGCTGCTTCTGCACGCCAACGGCACTGTTACAGTATGTCACAGCAAAACGCGGGATCTTGCGGGCATTTGCCGGCAGGCGGATATTTTGGTGGCAGCTGTCGGGAAGCCGAAGTTCATTACCCGTGAAATGGTCAAGCCCGACGCCGTAGTCATTGACGTGGGCATGGACCGGGACGAAAACGGAAAGCTTTGCGGCGATGTGGATTATGACGCCGTGGAACCGATTGCTTCTTATATTACGCCGGTGCCGGGCGGTGTCGGCCCCATGACGATTTCCATGTTGCTTCAAAATACTTTGACAGCGGCGCGCCTGCACCACGGCGTAACAACGGCCAGATAA